The Papio anubis isolate 15944 unplaced genomic scaffold, Panubis1.0 scaffold8766, whole genome shotgun sequence DNA segment ATCCCTATGCATGTCAATGACAGCACTTGGAAAACTGTGGAGGAGAAGATGCAATTCAATGGTGCCACTACATTCCTCTGTCTTGTACTTGAGTCTGTATATTCTAGGAGCAGGCAGGTGATGTGAACTGGCTGAGAGAAATGACCCAGGACAGAAGTCAGAGGCCAGAGGCGATGAAGGAGATTCTGAACATGAACTTTACCATCTAGGAACTGAATTTCTACCCTGGGATGCCTGGATCGTGTCCTAAGATTGCTGGGAATTGCCTCTGCTTTTGTTGACATGACATTGGAGTCGTAAGGATAACTGTTGATAGTATGGGAAAGCACTTGGAGGATGAGTGGTACCAAGGACTTAAGAAAAGACCAGTGTGTGCAGGAATGCAAGAGTCCTGGTCCCAAATCCAAACTCTGCCAGGTGCAGATCACTGGGGAGACTCGCAAATTCTGGGTTGTGGCAGATCATGGCCAGCTGCATATGGTTGTCCATGGTCTGGTTCTTCATAATGTGCACACGaatcttctcctcttctgtctccccaCCTGCCACCCACAAAACACAGAGTCTTTCTGAGCATTGCACCCCAATCCAGCCAAGG contains these protein-coding regions:
- the LOC116273558 gene encoding glutathione S-transferase Mu 1-like yields the protein MLGNLVAQLRFPGFPFIQLPYLIDGTHKITQSNAILRYIARKHNLCGETEEEKIRVHIMKNQTMDNHMQLAMICHNPEFASLPSDLHLAEFGFGTRTLAFLHTLVFS